The DNA sequence AGCTCAAGCCAAAAAACATCATCAGGGTCTCCTCCTGAGCTACAGAAGATAGTACAACAGTAGTTCTTCTGAAAACTGGGGGTATCCCCCCCTTAAAACAACACACAGTCATCGAGAGTCcgtgacccaaagcacacttcTAAATATGAGATCATTAATCATATTGAATCTGCCAGTTACACGTACGTATTTCCagttttaataacattttctaCTACTCCCTTTACTTTTAATTTACTCAGTACTTTAAGAAAAACAATCACATTACAGTGTCAGTGTCAACCGCTCTTTAGACTTCAGTGTTTGCTCAAATGGATTTCAAGGATTGTATAAACTTTCATATAAAGCATGAAGTTTGTTCCAGACAACTTCAAATGTCTTCTGTATTGTCTTCACTGGTGCGATAGCTTCCTCAACTACCTCTGCTATTTCACAGGGTGGTGGAGACAGGTTTACAGCGGTCTCAGTTATTTGTTCTTTTAGCACTGTGGCCAGTGCTGGTGCTGATTCCTTAAATAGCGCTTCCTTTACTGCTTTCACAGATTTGGAATTGATCAACACAGCTGAGACAACCACTAATCCCGCCATGACTGTGAAACACACTAAACATTTATTCCATGTTCGAGACGACTTGTCCACCTTCTTCTTAAAGACGTTGCTCTTAGCCTGCTGTCTGATCTCTTCCTGTGACATGTTTCCTGATGACTGTCTAATGcgctcttcctctttctgtatGTCTCTTTCAACTTCTCGTAGCTTTTTATTTGTGTAGTAGCCTCCGTTGTGTCCCATCATTATCTTGTCTATGCTGTTGAGCAGCTCTTCCACCTGGAACCGGTTGCTCCTGTACTCATCCTGTTGCTGTTTCTTCCAGTATTTATTATCGACCACGTGGCACCGACCCCCGCACTTCTTCACCAGATCACTCAGACCATCACTTTGATCGACGTATTCCTCAATTTTCATTCCTTCCGGGAGCTGGTCACCATGAGTGAAGACAATTACAGAATATTTTAGAGCTTCTTCAGagaaacatttacatattttagtGATGACAGCCTCCTCAAGCTCTGTGAATTTCCCCACTTTAAGCACAATGAGAAAAGCATGAGGCCCAGGAGCGCACTCTGTGAAACACCTCACTATCTCAGGCTTCATGTCGTCCTGAAACCCGCCTGTGTCAAACAAACCGGGAGTGTCGATCAAAGTGATGCTTCTTCCGTTGACAGATTTGGTTTCTGCTTGAGAACAATGCATTTTGCAATCAGTGAAATTGTTTATTTGGAATTTGGTTTCTCCAAATATGGTGTTAGCCAGGCTGCTCTTTCCAGCTCCAGTTTTTCCCAGAATGATGATCTTCCTTGAGTTTGGCACTAGAAGAGAATAATGAATTTGTATCAGTAAACCTCTTAAAGCTGTTGGACAATAAATCTGTTTAGGAACTGAGGAACATCTTAACTCTCTCTAATAAATATCTTAGAATAAGCTCATGGATACTGTCACTGTCACGATCCTGGTTATTGTCTAGTGTTTGATTCatgcttgttttctgtctgcctgtctgctaaGGGTTAGTTTGTTACCACTGCttgttttgtagtttatttgatTAGTATAATTCTGCTTTGGTCTGCTCTGTTTTAGTTATCCTACTCTGCTTGTccttgtctgtctgtgctggTCATGAATCCTGGAACATCTCTCAGTTGTGTTTATGCATTTTGGTCTGGtcttgtctgttctgtgtgttgtGGAGTTTGCCTGTGTTATTCAATTAtctgtctcctttttttctgtgttttcattccAGTTCCTGTATGATGTCTTGGGTTCAGTCTGCCTGTTTCCTGtccttgttatttttttatttagggggttgtttcatttgtttttctgcatttaGGTCTTTAAATATTTGCTTGTTCCTTCAGTCTTTGTCGGTTCTGCCAGTTCTGTGTCTTTGGAATAcatgatgtgttttttgcttCTGTTTGGACTTTGTTAGCCACGACTGTTTGAATCCTGAGTTTTTgagttttataaattaaaaagcCTGCAAACTAAAGCTGATCCTGTTTGTCTCCTGCGTTTGGTTCCTCAGCCTGCTTGGTGCACTCAGCAACAATTTTATTAAAACTAACTGTGATAGGACAGTTCAAGTCAGGTGTCACAGGGAGAAGACACGATAATCTACAAATCCAAGGATTATAAAGTCAACTTGACATATGTCAGTTTGTTTTATCATAGTAAAAAACAACCTTTCTATCTAAACACATTAATGTTAACAGCAACAACTATGAGGTCACTTAGGTGCAGACCTCTGTAATTAGGTGTATAGTCTATCAATAAAAAACTTATCTAAAAAGTCTTTAGGATCATGTGGACTCATATATGCTCTGTAAAATTACGGGTGGGTGAAATAGGGTGAAGCCCCTCCCCATTAAgagagacgctgtgcgcatttactcAGCATAGCGTCACATTTAAATCACCTGACCTttattcatgttctgtgttcttcaaCATCCAAACGGTCTCACTCACACTCATACAAGGAacctgtttggagtaaagcagctgtcctcctgatcaatcctgagctccatcattaattactagagtttagtttagttttgctgcttaaCATCCCAAGATAATTGCTGTGACATGACTGTGCGCATGGAAACGTCTAAATGACCGACACGGCCTCTCAACTCACTGAAGTCTATGTTAAAGAAAATACTCGCACATCAAtacaacacaatgaaaaaaaatcacctGTAAAGCTACAGAACCGTTAAAAACCGGGTAAAGTGTCCACACCGGTGCGGGTCTCTAAAGctcagaaaataattagttgggcGGGTGGATGATGTATGTGTAGCCTACATGAGGATACAGATGATGTCAAAGCTGATATGCTGCATTACACTAATTTAACTGGCTGAATCGTGACAAAATGATTGCAAACTGCTGCTGATGTCACATAAGGTTGTAATCAGAGCACCAGAGCATCCTCTGCATTCAGCACCTACATGCTGCACCTATTTTATGTTGCCAGTAATTATAGTGCCCATTATGTAGTTTACCATgtcatgacacacacacacacacacacacacacacacatacacacacacacatacgcacacacatacacacatacacacatacacacacacacatacacacattcacacatacacacacatacacatacacacgtacacacacacacatacacatacacacacacccattgAGACacaatctcttttacaagggagtcctgtataacacaaataaaacacaatatgttacgtaaattaaaaaacaatacagattTACACAAAGTGTACAAAATATTTATCCTCTTTCCTGCTTCTGTCCTCATTCTTGGTACCTTACACAGTAGTCCGTCACTAGATCTTAAACTTTGCATCTGTACAGATTTTAAACAGATGTAAGAAGGCAAAATACCTAAAAtagcattataaataaaaatgtaccagTTTAGCATCCTGCGCTAAGTTAAACTCAATTATGTATTTCTGTGTCATTCTACTTATACTGTACTTCTACACTACTACATCTtagaggaaaatattgtactttgaCTCCACTACATCTATCTGGaagatttttaataaaaaaactagGATGAAAATTTGATGCCTTGTTGAAGATTAAACTATTCAACGCAGTTTACAAAGTAGTTAAAGTTTGTTCCCCCTTAACCAGCTACCACAGTAAAATTGTACTTACACATTCAGGCACacttttaatgcattaattacatttttctgaTAATTCTTACATGCTTTAATTTAGTATAATTTTAATGTATGACATACCtgtaataaagtattttaagaGTATAATGTTGTTGCTTTTACTACATAAaaaatctgaatacttccttcACAGCTACAGCGATGAAGCAAGCTCAACTCACCGTCCATTTGCTCAAACAGAGATCGCTGTAGGCCTCCGGACTGACTGGTGGATGTTTCTCCTCTGGCTCTCTTGCTGTGGTTTGACTGTACTTTCACTTTCTATGCCTCTTTGACTTGATGGGAGGGACCTGAACAATTGAATGACTCTTAACCTGTGAGGTTCTGAAACAGGTCTGATTATACAGAATATGTCAAAGGTGAAGAAAAAATGATGAACAtgcataataaataattaaattaaaatgcaatgcaattaattaatgttttcttaAAAGTTATATCAGACTCACACTTTAATAATCTATTTTTTATTACTAATTGCTGTAATTTACAAAACAATAGAAACACCTTACAGCTCTATGatcaaatgaaatgcaaatgaaaatcTTGAAAATCTTGAAGATTCTTGTGACAGATGAGATGTGGTAAGAGATTAATAAAGGTAGGCTACTTTTATTCATACCTTTAATCACTTCCACCcaaagatgaataaaaaaaatctcctgAACTCTCATTGTAAATTCCACTGTATGCATTGCAGGTACATCAACTTAATTAAAATATGCAGATCAGGGGGATGACAGACAGATTACTGCACATACAAAGCAGCCCCAGAATGTCTGTTAGAAGAAATAAATTGTTTTGCAATATCTTTTATTAAAAAGAGTAGCAGTTTGTTACTCTTTCTGATTAAATACATtgtgcagaaacacaaagattttaaaaatatgtttgttgcTCTTGATTTATGGGACATTTACGCACAAGGTACAGCAGCATTACGTCACTGATTATTAGAATCTCCTGACAatccgacaggatcggtcagcatgaactgacagcagcctctctgatcaggaaagtaaatcgttaaagcacaaacacagccTATGGAAATctatttacgcatgatccatcagggga is a window from the Micropterus dolomieu isolate WLL.071019.BEF.003 ecotype Adirondacks linkage group LG20, ASM2129224v1, whole genome shotgun sequence genome containing:
- the LOC123959236 gene encoding GTPase IMAP family member 7-like, encoding MNQTLDNNQDRDSDTLRGLLIQIHYSLLVPNSRKIIILGKTGAGKSSLANTIFGETKFQINNFTDCKMHCSQAETKSVNGRSITLIDTPGLFDTGGFQDDMKPEIVRCFTECAPGPHAFLIVLKVGKFTELEEAVITKICKCFSEEALKYSVIVFTHGDQLPEGMKIEEYVDQSDGLSDLVKKCGGRCHVVDNKYWKKQQQDEYRSNRFQVEELLNSIDKIMMGHNGGYYTNKKLREVERDIQKEEERIRQSSGNMSQEEIRQQAKSNVFKKKVDKSSRTWNKCLVCFTVMAGLVVVSAVLINSKSVKAVKEALFKESAPALATVLKEQITETAVNLSPPPCEIAEVVEEAIAPVKTIQKTFEVVWNKLHALYESLYNP